The Vitis vinifera cultivar Pinot Noir 40024 chromosome 8, ASM3070453v1 genome segment TTTCCCAATTCTTTTCtgactaaaaaacaaaaaatccgTCTACAAGAAAGCAATGTTTCTAGGGTGGCACCCAAGAGTAGTATTGACAAGGAAAATATGTTGTATTACTATCAATGAGAATCCCAAAATCAAATTCTGCTGCAGAACACAGAAAACCATTTCCAAACAGGTTTTCCCCGACCACCCCACTCCAACAAAAAGAGCCCTGTGGGTTCAAACCACCATTTCCAAACAGGAAAATTACTCCAAAATTAGTGAAATCAAGTTGGATTTTTACATATAAGACAAGACATTAAACTGAACTGGTTGAAGTGTGGTTTAGTGTTCATCAGATTGGAGCTGATGAATGCTCATCTGAAGTTCCAATGGACAACTCCAAATCTGGGATGTGGGGGTCTTTGAGCTGAGGGATTGAAGTGCTCTCACAACTTCAAACATGGTCGGCCTTTTCTCAGGCATTACAGAGGTGCATCTCAGGGCCATTTCCAGAGCACCCAGCATCTCTTGCTGTGAAGAGTTTGAAATCTTGGGGTCAAGAACTTGGAGAGCTCCATCGGTAATGTTGATTTTCCGTCTAACCCACTTCACAATATCAATAGACTCTGCTGATTCTGCTTGCTCGGCTTGCCGGCCTGTCACGAGCTCTAGCAGCACAACACCAAAGCTGTACACATCCATTTGTTCTGTGGCTCTCTTGCTGTATCCATTTTCTGCATTTGAACAATGAGGGTGGATAAGAAAATTGAGATACAgagatatatatacatatagcaAGAAGTTTATAGACGCCCAGAAGATTTGTACCTGGTGCAATGTAACATGAGAAAGCAGATTCTGAAGCCATGGTCGATTGAAATGCAGTTTCTCCCACAATCCGATCCAGAGCGAAATCCGTGAGCTTTGGTTCCAAATCTGCATCCAGAAGGATGTTTTTGGACTTGAGGTTTCTGTGAAGTATATGTGGAACATAGTCCTTGTGAAGATATGCTAATCCTTGAGCAACCCCAATGGCAATCCTCAATCTAGTACTCCATTGAAACTGAAAATCTGGTCTGCATATCAAATCCCCCAAGCTCCCCTTCTGCAGAAACTCATATATCAGAAAGATAGAGTCACTGGAGTGGCAGAACCCCAGAAGTTTGACTATGTTCTTATGCCTGATCTTGGCCAATGTCTTTACTTCATTCTTCAGTGATTTTGAAGACTGGCTCCCAGGATTGAGAAGCTTCTTGACAGCCACAAGCTCACCACTTGGTAAGCTTATGATGTAAACTCTACCAAAAGCTCCACCACTTCCTACCGCGCTTTTCTCATCCATTCCCATGATCAAGTCATGCTCTGTGACTCTAAGGGGGTAGAAGAAAACTGATCTCCAGACACCCATTTGAGATTTCCGCTGGGAAGTCCGATAAATCACAAAGAACCCAGCTGCAATGATCAAAATTCCAGCACCAAGAGCCAGAGAGATGAGGGCACATGCTAATTTTGTAAGACCACCAGCCTTATGTATGGGCTCATCATCATAACAAGAATTGGGTAATCCTGGGCCACAAAGTTCCGGATTTCCTTGCAGAAATGAAGCCGGAAGGCCGGAGATCAAAGGGAATGGAACCTTTCCGGAGAGGTGGTTGAAGGATACATTAAAGAGAGCAAGTTTCAAGTTTTGAAGCTCCTGTGGAATTGAACCAGTGAGATTATTATCCGAAAGGTCAAGGTAAGTGAGCACAGGTAATTCAGCGAGGGATGCAGGGATTTGCCCAACAAGACTGTTGTCCGCCAGAGACAATGAGACTAATTTCCGGCATTTCTTCAACTCTGGAATTAGACCAGAGAGCGAATTGTGGGAGAGATTTATTATACTCATAACTGGTGAGTCACAGAAATTTGGAGGAAGTTCACCATAGAAGCCATTAAGAGATGCAGAAAATCTATATAAGCTCCGGACTGACCCAAGGCCCTGAGGAATTTTACTAGTGAAGCTGTTGTTATCAATCTGAACTTGCTCCAACTGAGCAGCCACTGATATGGAATCCGGTATTTCCCCAGAAAATCTGTTGTTTTCAGCTCTAATGAGCTTGATTTTGGGTAATGACCATAACCCATTTGGGAAATCACCAGAAAACCCATTGTTCTGAACTTGAAACCTCTCAAGATTCAAGCACTCACTAATGGAGTTGGGTATTGAACCACTGAAGGAATTTGTATGGAGGCTGAGGTTTATGAGGCCTTTTCCTCGGCATATGCCAGTGGGAAATGAACCCAGAAGGTTGTTTTGTGAAACATCAAAAGATACCAAGTTCTTAAGAGAAGCTCCTAGTGTCTGAGGTACCCCACCAGTCAGATTGTTCTGAGAGAGGTCCAAAATGGTTAACCCCTGCAAGCCAGCAAAGGATTGAGGAATCTCACCATAAAAACCAGAGCTTTGGAGTAGAAGCTGCTTAAGCTTCTCAAGCTTGCCAATGCCACCAGGAATCTCACTCACCAAAAATCGATTTTGAGACAAATCAAGAACAAGAAGCTCAGTGAAATTCCCAAAAACAGAAGGAACACTACCTGAAAGCAAGTTGCTTCCCAAGTTGAGAACTTGCAGATTCTTCAGTGACCCTATGGTTTCTGGGATCTTCCCTTCAACGTGGTTTCTGCTGAAATCAAGCGTTCTCAATGAACCAAACTGAGAAATTTGCTCTGGGACTGTACCCCAAATGAGATTGTTACTGAGATTCAAAGTCTCCAAAGAACTGCACTGGGAGAGATGGAGAGGAATGGGTTGGTTGAAGAGATTGTCAGCAAGGTTAAGGTAAGAGAGATTGTGGAGTCCACACAGAGAAGCAGAGATTTCCCCAGAGAGGTTCAGGCTCTGAAGGTTGAGAGAGGTGACAGAGAGAGGTGGTGTGGTGGTGCAGGTGACTCCAGTCCAGTTACAGTGGTGAGTCTCAGAAGTGTTGGACCATGTGGAGAGATACTTCATGGGGTCTTCAATGGAGGCCTTAAATGTGAGAAGGATCTCTGCTTCAGATGAAGCAGAGGCCACGATGAAGAATGCGAAGGTCAAAGAGAAGAACAGAGGATATGTGCAGAAGCTAGCCATTGGATTTGGAAGAGACCGAGTCActctgagagagagagagtgagagagagagagaggggagcTGGCTGGTTATGTTGCCTCAGTCTTTTGTATATATTAGTGAAGTGGGAGACTGTGACTCGCTCGGAAAGAAGAGGAGATGTTGATTGGTTCTAGGGCATCTATACAAAATTGATGCAGAGTCATCAACATCATAATTAGGagatcttttttaataaaagatagAATTTAAGATGGATTGTCTTTTAGGCAAAGAAAATTTCCTAAATTCCATGATGAGAAAATAGTGGGAATTCCCAAAAACTCCATAACAGTAACTTTGGAAATCCCTAACCCATAATTTAGACTTGCATTctaatcaaatatcatccagGGTATGGGAAATAATTACTTGTGACCTACACATTTGTTGATATCcccacaaacaaacaaacaaacaaaacacaatCAACAACTGATTTGAAATGTTATACAAATCAAAATGGACTAACCCAATTTCCCTATACCCTCATATTTGATGTCATCATGATTCATGGTGGAGTTGAAGAATTATGGTATTGGGTCAAGGCCACAACTTTTACCTAAAGCaattaagccaaaaaaatgagaaagaaaacagGGAAGGGAAGAGGGAATGCACAACCCGTGAGCATATGTAGAGACAGAaaaggggggagagagagaaagaggagaatGAAGACAAAAGTGGATTGAAGTCTACTCCTCATGTGGCAACGTGGGATCTGTTTTCAACGCCCCTTCTTCTCTAACTTGTACAGAAGCTGGGTGTGTGGGGAGGAGGATACTGTAATATTTACTAATGTTGTTAGTGTTGGCTGTAGTGTAAAATATGGCTGCCTGAAAATGCAGAGGAAATGAAGGATGGGGTGAGTGGTCACTTTCAAAGTTGAATAGAGTTGTTTTCTACTCCCAAAATCCTAGAAAGATAACCCGCTTTCAACGCTGAGACGCCCCTACCAACCACGTAAATCAAAAAGCCCAAAGGGGTCCTCTCTCCCCCCTTCTCTCATCTCTCATCAATGCCTGCTATGTTTATTCAATGAATCCAATGCTGTAATTATAGTGGCCCCCCCTACTTTTAATCTTATTCTTCTAtacttgtttttcattttttgttttattctcgtctttttcatttttcctttttcttttgttactgCCATGTTctgaatataaaatttgaaattaaatttttttaaataatataaagggtataaaaatttattggatttatatatatatatatatatatatatattatattatatatatataaaagagaattattaaaaattaattaattaaaagaaatgaaataactcccaaatttatgaattttaacatttttcatatttttatttaaaaaataatttattttagacattaatattttttattattttaaatattttaaaaatgtttatttttataataagaaataatgatatttttatcaaaatgaaatcaaaaaaatgatgaaaagttaaatttcaaaatttgggttttgaactaaacttttaacaatataacttattattaaatatattcatttGAGCTCTTTGCACatacatatttttcttgttctttttttaaaacaaaaaatgaatttgaagaaaaaggaagaaaaaaagaaaataaaaataaaattgaagaatgTGTTTAGGGTTTGAATTAGTAAGGTTGAAAAAGATAAGGAAAGTTTGGATGAAGGattttaataattctttataaaagaaatgaataattaatattaaaaccaATTTAAAAGAGACTTTTTAGGAAGATTAGAAACATTTCTccaaacttaaaatatttttcttgtcaaaatctaataaaattttaaagatataaaatactatttaaatgattattaaagtaataattGATGAATGTTgctcttaaaataattttttgttaattgatatattattaaaaatactaaaaaaaatgatttatattcaaaaaataattaattatttaaaaaaatatttacaacaaaaagaaattcatttttttctctctaaattacaaattttcttctttttggtcGAAATGGGATCCAAAACTGaacaagaaaatcaaacaaaaaaaaagtgaacagagaaaaaggtaataaaaaattaatcattaaatacttgaaaatttagGAAGCAAAAGTGATTGTGAAATAGGCTGTCGTCCACTGAGACAAAATGGGATGAGTAGTGAGTACATTATTCGTACAACAGTGAAAAAGTGTAGGTGAAAATGTCAAGCTGAAGCCTGAAGCTTTCTCCATAtgctgactttttttttttcacccctGTTTTGACTTTTAACCGTAGAAATATTAAGAGTCCAGGACAGCTATTATTGCAGCCTTCggccaaagaaaaataaagaaaattttatgtcACTTCATCTCTTAAATGTTGTTCAGAActcaaataattaaacaaaattccaTCCCACACCCACATGGCCCAAAAGCACATCTAGCTTGTgcttttttcaaaaagaaaaaaaaaaaaggcaaaaatgaaaaaactttgTTTGTTGTGTTGCCTGCATGCCATGTTATCCCATTATTCTCCACTGAAATGGTCAACATGTCATTTACCCATCAAATAATGATCAAATGTAACTGTTAGTGGTCACTTGTTGAGAATCCAATAGTCCCAAGAAGTGGAATTTTATATGATGGGAGTTTGTTTGGATGGTCACTCAAGAAGAGTCAACCCTTTTCACGGATTGATCTTGCAGTTTGAACACATCGAGCTGTGTTTGTATGCCTTGGAATGATCAAACCCATATGCAAAAACCGTTTTATaatgtgggttttttttttttttttttttgagaatgtGACCTAATTGGAAGATGTGTTCAACCCTTAAAAATCGTCTAAAACTTTGGTGTGTAATGGGAGTATGGGTATTTGAGTTGGTTGAAATTTGGCTCATTTGATTTTTGTTACTTTCCAAAGGTTTCCTAAGCATGTTCTTGGGGTTAAAACTTTATAAAAGAGTCAACACCCCAAATCAAgtattgagagaaaaaaataaataaactttaaaataatgaaaGCATCCAAGGAACCATACAAGGAGGGAGTGTTGAGAGTTgagagagaagaagagaaagaaaggagGCATGGGTGTTTGTGCTATTGTGTGTTTtgtgagatatatatatatatattccctagATGACAAGTCCCAACAATGGGGATTATAAGAGAGGGCTTTTTGTCTTTGGAGAGCGAACCAGACATGAGAGTGGTGGGGCTGGATGGAAAGTGGGTGTAATCAAATTTCACTTATGGCAATGAGGAAAGCTATAACAACAATAATACGCAGCAACACTATCAAACCCACCAACACCAGTCACCACCACCCCATGCGGCCATGCCCCTTTCAGAGGGGACTCTTGACTCTCAGAGAGAGTGGGGTCGGTTTCTATTCTCTTAATTTTGCAATCCATGTTCCCAATAATCCCTTAAAGggtcttttcatttttttgggtGTGGGGCGCCATAGCCCACCATTTTTATAGGGTTCTTTGGGTTTCATGAGGTTGGCCCTTTCCCGATTAGGCTTTACAAGAAAAGGATGTATAGAGTGAGGTTTCAATTCATAGTCTATGCGAGGTAGGGACAACGAGTTGTGTTTTGGTTTGGACAAGTCACTccatctcatttatttaaatttgttcgtattcttataagaaaaaaataaatttatacatatctgcccgtttatttttttaacctatgTCCTTTGAAAATACTCATTTTGACTTCATCTTCCACTAACCATTCGAAACAAGTTATTAACAATTTCAGAAAAATTCTGTGGGCTTTGATAGGCAAACTGACCTATGGGCCTGATGCTGGACTGGCTTATTGTTAGGGAAGGTGGAGCTTGGGCTTGTTTTTTACCCTAAAATCTAATATGATTGATCTACGAGCtagttttctaatttaaaaattcacaggcaaattttttaattacagtAGATTTTTAAGTAGATCCAAAATGTTTAAATAATACTTTATAAGAAATTGccttaatatttgtttttttatgtcaCATTGTTATAACTCGTTTAAAATTACATTATTATGACcatattatatcaaattatgTCATTATGACCTAATAATATGAATGACTATTCCCATAACCTATCTCAACTATATACTAAGTTGGCCAATCATGAAAAATGTTAAGAATGACCATTCCTATATGTGAATTAACAAATTCCAGAACTACAATAAAGCATTGGGAGAAAccataaaagaattaaaaagaaaaagaaaataccacattgaaaatgggaattttggaAAGCTGCTCAGCCGAGGTGGTAGAGAAGTTTGAGATGGTGAGATGGACATGAGTGGAATTTGGAAACGAAAAGTCCCTCTTTAAACGTGAGGCGGATGCCCTTTTTCTCTGCCGTCATCCCACTCAATAACACTCATCCATCGCCGACTCATCAGTATTATGTGGCACTTGCATGGTTGCCCACGATTTTCCACCACCAAACTTGTCCAAAATCCCCCCCTTCATCGTCATCATCTCTGTTCTTACTGTGCCTGATTGAGATTACCACTTCCAACCTTTTCCAGTTTCCTTTGGTTTTCATTCAGTTGTCTCGGCGACCAAACAGGAGGCAGGCTTTCACTTCAATGCTCAATGCTGAGAACACGGCTTTTAACATCTTTTCATCTCCAACTTGTAGGAAaagccaaaaacaaaatttttaaactcacaagctaaaaatatattgaaatcaCTATGACTATGAGAACATTTCAATAAGctattaatatatatacacCCTCATGCATTTCTCACTGAAATTAAAACTGCGGGGGGAGGTTTTTCATCAACAGCCATCCCTTCCAATCTAGAACCGCTTCCAGAAGTCCAACTACGTGGAATAAACCCAACTTTGTTTTGAACAGAATCAAAAGATTCAAACAATCAGGAAGAAAAGGCATATTTTGGCTTCCAATCTAAGCATCATTGCAATAATCATTtagatgatgtttgtttttttgactttttgctgaaaatcatttagttttaaaatttaggttgtttgtttttttattttttcatgacttattataaactttttactaaatagaaaaagccaaaatatgtgactttttctaaataaaaaaaataacacaatggttttttttactttttaatacttaatagaaataaaatactacaaaaacaaacaacctaatatttaatactattaagtattaaggttctatttaaaattaagtaaaaaaacaaacaccaccttagtaaGTGAACACCACCTTAGtaagtgagagagagagagagggacaGAGATGCTGCTTCCAATTTGAATGGTTCAACTAGGAATCAAacattttcacaataaaaaatttcagtatgaattttgattttgatactctttttttttaaatacatttattaCCCGGGCGTCTGTGAAATCCAGTCAATCCATGGC includes the following:
- the LOC100248724 gene encoding LOW QUALITY PROTEIN: probably inactive leucine-rich repeat receptor-like protein kinase At5g06940 (The sequence of the model RefSeq protein was modified relative to this genomic sequence to represent the inferred CDS: deleted 2 bases in 1 codon), which translates into the protein MASFCTYPLFFSLTFAFFIVASASSEAEILLTFKASIEDPMKYLSTWSNTSETHHCNWTGVTCTTTPPLSVTSLNLQSLNLSGEISASLCGLHNLSYLNLADNLFNQPIPLHLSQCSSLETLNLSNNLIWGTVPEQISQFGSLRTLDFSRNHVEGKIPETIGSLKNLQVLNLGSNLLSGSVPSVFGNFTELLVLDLSQNRFLVSEIPGGIGKLEKLKQLLLQSSGFYGEIPQSFAGLQGLTILDLSQNNLTGGVPQTLGASLKNLVSFDVSQNNLLGSFPTGICRGKGLINLSLHTNSFSGSIPNSISECLNLERFQVQNNGFSGDFPNGLWSLPKIKLIRAENNRFSGEIPDSISVAAQLEQVQIDNNSFTSKIPQGLGSVRSLYRFSASLNGFYGELPPNFCDSPVMSIINLSHNSLSGLIPELKKCRKLVSLSLADNSLVGQIPASLAELPVLTYLDLSDNNLTGSIPQELQNLKLALFNVSFNHLSGKVPFPLISGLPASFLQGNPELCGPGLPNSCYDDEPIHKAGGLTKLACALISLALGAGILIIAAGFFVIYRTSQRKSQMGVWRSVFFYPLRVTEHDLIMGMDEKSAVGSGGAFGRVYIISLPSGELVAVKKLLNPGSQSSKSLKNEVKTLAKIRHKNIVKLLGFCHSSDSIFLIYEFLQKGSLGDLICRPDFQFQWSTRLRIAIGVAQGLAYLHKDYVPHILHRNLKSKNILLDADLEPKLTDFALDRIVGETAFQSTMASESAFSCYIAPENGYSKRATEQMDVYSFGVVLLELVTGRQAEQAESAESIDIVKWVRRKINITDGALQVLDPKISNSSQQEMLGALEMALRCTSVMPEKRPTMFEVVRALQSLSSKTHIPDLELSIGTSDEHSSAPI